In a single window of the Flavobacterium ammoniigenes genome:
- the murQ gene encoding N-acetylmuramic acid 6-phosphate etherase yields MTFTKTTEQSSKYEHLEKMSVAELLTNINNEDKTVPLAVEKALPQIEIVVAQIVAKMKLGGRLFYIGAGTSGRLGIVDASECPPTFGVPFDLVNGIIAGGDTAIRRAVENAEDNATQAWIDLQEQNINANDVVIGIAASGTTPYVIGGLQACNENNIITGSISCNAGSPLSQTAQFPIEVIVGPEFVTGSSRMKAGTAQKLVLNMISTATMIQLGKVKGNKMVDMQLSNAKLVDRGVKMIMSEIPVSYEEGSQLLSQMGSVRKAVDFFNAQKK; encoded by the coding sequence ATGACTTTTACCAAAACCACCGAACAATCCTCAAAATACGAGCATTTAGAAAAAATGTCAGTAGCCGAATTATTGACTAACATCAATAACGAAGACAAAACGGTTCCATTGGCTGTTGAAAAAGCGTTGCCACAAATTGAAATAGTAGTTGCTCAAATTGTAGCCAAAATGAAATTAGGAGGTCGTTTATTCTATATAGGCGCCGGAACTTCTGGACGATTGGGAATTGTAGATGCGTCAGAATGCCCGCCTACTTTTGGTGTTCCTTTTGACTTGGTCAACGGAATCATTGCTGGAGGTGATACAGCGATTCGACGTGCGGTTGAAAATGCCGAAGACAATGCAACTCAAGCTTGGATTGATTTACAAGAACAGAATATAAACGCTAATGATGTGGTTATCGGAATTGCTGCTTCGGGGACAACACCTTACGTTATTGGAGGTTTGCAAGCTTGTAATGAAAATAATATAATTACTGGAAGTATTTCTTGCAATGCAGGAAGTCCGCTTTCGCAAACAGCCCAATTTCCAATCGAAGTGATTGTTGGTCCTGAGTTTGTTACTGGAAGTTCCCGAATGAAAGCGGGAACAGCTCAGAAATTAGTATTGAATATGATTTCTACCGCGACCATGATTCAGCTAGGAAAAGTCAAAGGCAATAAAATGGTGGACATGCAATTGAGCAATGCTAAATTAGTTGATCGTGGTGTGAAAATGATCATGAGCGAAATTCCTGTTTCGTACGAAGAAGGAAGTCAGTTATTAAGCCAAATGGGCAGTGTGCGAAAAGCAGTAGACTTTTTCAACGCTCAAAAAAAATAA
- a CDS encoding DUF6095 family protein, which yields MATNKDLLAKAFKYLSGALPLLFMGPAVIHNAFMNQKNNWHYLVLAIGIGLSVFGVYCLFVGLKTIMKSLFND from the coding sequence ATGGCAACCAACAAAGACCTTTTGGCGAAAGCCTTTAAATACCTATCCGGAGCTTTGCCTTTATTATTCATGGGGCCAGCTGTGATTCATAATGCATTTATGAATCAAAAAAACAATTGGCATTATTTGGTATTGGCTATTGGAATCGGATTAAGTGTTTTTGGGGTATATTGCCTGTTTGTTGGATTGAAAACGATAATGAAAAGTTTATTCAACGACTAA
- a CDS encoding pentapeptide repeat-containing protein, whose product MENLINIQKTFEKVVTINGRINHREFEDCIFKNCDFSNSDLSNNTFMDCEFIDCNLSMVSFVGTSLKTVHFKNCKLLGIHFNACTDFLFQVSFQDCTLDYASFANKKMPKTNFASCSMKETGFIGTQLNNTVFDNCNLDNAIFNDTQLAGADFRTAYNYKIDPEYNPMKKAKFSAQGIVGLLDKYDIKID is encoded by the coding sequence ATGGAAAACTTAATCAACATCCAAAAAACTTTTGAAAAAGTAGTTACTATTAATGGCCGAATCAATCACCGTGAATTTGAAGATTGTATTTTCAAAAACTGTGACTTTTCAAATTCTGATTTGAGTAACAATACCTTTATGGATTGCGAATTCATTGACTGTAATTTGTCTATGGTTAGTTTTGTTGGAACAAGTTTAAAAACTGTTCATTTTAAAAATTGCAAATTATTAGGGATCCATTTTAATGCGTGTACCGATTTTTTATTCCAAGTGAGTTTTCAAGACTGTACTTTGGATTATGCTTCTTTTGCCAATAAAAAAATGCCAAAAACTAATTTCGCTTCTTGTTCCATGAAAGAAACAGGTTTCATTGGTACCCAATTAAATAATACGGTTTTTGACAATTGCAATTTAGACAATGCTATTTTTAACGATACACAATTGGCTGGTGCCGACTTTAGGACTGCATACAACTACAAAATTGATCCCGAATACAATCCGATGAAAAAAGCAAAATTTTCAGCTCAAGGTATCGTGGGACTTTTGGACAAATACGATATTAAAATAGATTAA
- a CDS encoding DNA topoisomerase IV translates to MKNTIALLCLLLLASCYSTEHNCKDFKTGKFKFEHEINGVKKVTFFERNDSIEIETFEGKTDTATVRWISDCEYVIQKKHPKTNQEKSAISMKILTTSKNSYTFEFGMVGVDSKQRGTVTKIGEINTK, encoded by the coding sequence ATGAAAAATACCATCGCACTACTTTGCTTGTTATTACTTGCTTCTTGCTATTCTACCGAACACAATTGCAAAGACTTCAAAACTGGAAAATTCAAATTTGAACATGAAATTAATGGTGTCAAAAAAGTAACTTTTTTTGAACGCAATGACAGTATTGAAATCGAAACTTTTGAAGGAAAAACAGATACGGCAACAGTTCGTTGGATTAGTGATTGCGAATATGTAATCCAAAAGAAACATCCGAAAACCAACCAAGAAAAAAGTGCAATTAGCATGAAGATTTTGACCACTTCAAAAAATTCCTATACCTTTGAATTCGGAATGGTTGGTGTAGACAGCAAACAGCGCGGAACTGTAACCAAGATTGGAGAAATCAACACCAAATAA
- a CDS encoding TerC family protein — translation MEVFLNPDAWIALVTLTFLEIVLGIDNIIFISIATGKLPAEKRKKATKLGMFLAMFMRIALLFGINLLIQMKEPWFHIDLSWFSAGITGQSIILLLGGLFLIYKSTNEIREKVDEKGHEEKEMKEAATKSFQNVILQIIMIDLVFSFDSILTAVGMTNGVEGAIYIMITAVIISVFIMMQFAVPVGNFVNKHPSIQILGLAFLILIGMMLLTESAHLSNALIFGSHVTPLPKGYLYFAITFSLVVEMINMKIKKK, via the coding sequence ATGGAAGTATTTTTAAATCCAGACGCTTGGATTGCGCTAGTAACCTTAACGTTTTTAGAAATTGTTTTAGGAATTGACAATATCATTTTTATTTCAATTGCCACCGGTAAATTACCCGCTGAAAAACGCAAAAAAGCAACCAAGTTAGGAATGTTCCTTGCCATGTTCATGCGTATCGCGCTTTTGTTTGGAATCAATTTGTTAATCCAAATGAAAGAACCTTGGTTCCATATTGATTTGAGTTGGTTCTCTGCTGGAATTACAGGTCAAAGTATCATTTTATTGCTAGGTGGTTTGTTCTTAATTTACAAAAGCACGAATGAAATCCGTGAAAAAGTAGATGAGAAAGGACATGAAGAAAAAGAAATGAAAGAAGCAGCCACTAAATCATTTCAGAATGTCATTTTACAAATCATAATGATTGATTTGGTTTTCTCTTTTGACAGTATCTTAACTGCAGTGGGTATGACTAATGGTGTTGAAGGAGCCATTTATATCATGATTACCGCCGTAATTATTTCAGTTTTTATCATGATGCAATTTGCAGTTCCGGTAGGTAATTTTGTGAATAAACATCCATCGATTCAAATTTTAGGACTAGCTTTCTTGATCCTAATTGGGATGATGCTATTAACTGAAAGTGCCCATTTATCCAATGCTTTAATTTTTGGAAGTCACGTAACACCGCTACCAAAAGGTTATTTGTATTTTGCCATTACCTTCTCTTTAGTAGTAGAGATGATCAACATGAAAATCAAGAAAAAATAA
- a CDS encoding DNA gyrase/topoisomerase IV subunit A, producing MKDEEEEDNIIPNEDENNESLEVTANENEEGFDDIVAFGGNHFYENNENPEDTITKVTGMYKDWFLDYASYVILERAVPAIEDGFKPVQRRIMHSMKELDDGRYNKVANIVGHTMQYHPHGDASIGDAMVQIGQKDLIIDMQGNWGNILTGDSAAASRYIEARISKLGHDILYSPKITQWGMSYDGRRAEPINLPVKFPLLLAQGAEGIAVGLSTKILPHNFNELIDCSIKVLKGKSFTLYPDFPTAGIADVSNYNDGLRGGRVRVRAKIAQLDKQTLVITQIPFSTNTSTLIDSILKANEKGKIKIKKIEDNTAAEVEILIHLPPGVSPDKMIDALYAFTACESSVAPLGCVIEDNKPLFIGVSEMLKISTHRTVDLLKRELEIQLDELENKWHFATLEKIFIREEMYIDFKLYGDRESLYKYMYDRFEPFKKSFVRETNDDDLQKLTQIPMIRITRFDSDKADDAIAKLEAEMEEVKHHLDNIIDFTIDFFQKLKDKYGKGRERQTELRSFDTIEATKVVLRNTKLYVNREEGFLGTGLKKDEYVADCSDIDDVIVFLRDGKMMITKVDEKKFIGKDIIHIAVFDKNDKRTIYNMIYRDGKNGSTFIKRFNVSGVTRDKFYDLTQENAGSMVLYFSANPNGEAEVVTILLRQVGSVKKLKWDVDFSDIAIKGRASRGNTVSKYPIKKIELKEKGISTLRPRKVWFDDTVQRLNVDGRGELLGEFKPNDRLLVINQTGKLKTIIPELTTHFDEDMIVLEKWNPKKPISTIYYDGEKERYFVKRFLVENENKEELFITEHEKSQLEIVSTDWRPVAEIVFTKVKGVQKENQTIDLEQFIAIKGIKAIGNQLTTDKLKQVNLLESLPFEEPEEEVEEVIASDEIELEEIPTDTNDDGQITLSLE from the coding sequence ATGAAAGACGAAGAAGAAGAAGATAACATCATTCCTAACGAAGACGAGAACAACGAATCTTTGGAGGTAACAGCCAACGAAAACGAAGAAGGTTTTGACGACATCGTTGCTTTTGGTGGGAACCATTTTTATGAAAATAATGAAAACCCCGAAGACACGATTACCAAAGTAACCGGAATGTACAAAGACTGGTTTTTGGACTATGCTTCGTATGTGATTTTGGAACGTGCTGTTCCGGCTATTGAAGACGGATTTAAACCGGTGCAACGTCGTATCATGCATTCCATGAAAGAGTTGGATGATGGACGTTATAACAAAGTGGCTAATATTGTTGGACATACTATGCAGTACCACCCTCACGGTGATGCAAGTATTGGTGATGCCATGGTGCAAATTGGTCAAAAAGATTTGATCATCGATATGCAAGGAAACTGGGGTAACATTCTCACGGGAGATAGTGCTGCCGCTTCTCGTTATATCGAAGCCCGAATCAGTAAGTTAGGACACGATATTTTATATTCGCCTAAAATTACCCAATGGGGCATGTCTTACGATGGTCGTAGAGCTGAACCTATTAATCTTCCTGTAAAATTCCCGTTATTGCTTGCGCAAGGTGCAGAAGGAATCGCGGTAGGTCTTTCGACCAAAATTTTACCTCATAATTTCAATGAATTAATTGATTGCTCAATCAAAGTTTTGAAGGGCAAATCATTTACCTTATATCCCGATTTCCCTACGGCAGGTATAGCCGATGTGTCTAATTACAATGATGGTTTGCGTGGCGGACGTGTTCGTGTTCGTGCCAAAATTGCTCAATTAGACAAACAAACTTTGGTGATTACTCAAATTCCGTTTTCAACGAATACTTCGACTTTGATTGATAGTATTTTGAAAGCCAATGAAAAGGGGAAAATCAAAATCAAGAAAATTGAAGACAATACCGCAGCTGAGGTAGAAATCTTGATTCACCTTCCGCCAGGAGTTTCGCCAGATAAAATGATAGACGCATTGTATGCATTTACCGCTTGCGAATCTTCGGTAGCACCTTTGGGTTGTGTAATTGAAGATAACAAACCGTTGTTTATTGGTGTTTCCGAAATGTTAAAAATCTCTACGCATCGCACGGTAGATTTGTTGAAACGGGAATTGGAAATCCAATTGGACGAATTGGAAAATAAATGGCATTTTGCTACTTTGGAGAAAATCTTCATTCGCGAAGAAATGTACATTGATTTCAAATTGTACGGAGACAGAGAATCATTGTACAAATACATGTACGACCGATTTGAGCCGTTTAAAAAATCATTTGTACGGGAAACCAATGATGATGATTTGCAAAAATTAACGCAAATTCCAATGATCCGTATTACGCGTTTCGACTCGGATAAAGCGGATGATGCTATCGCGAAGTTGGAAGCCGAAATGGAAGAAGTAAAACACCATTTGGACAACATCATTGATTTTACCATTGACTTTTTCCAAAAACTAAAAGACAAATACGGTAAAGGACGTGAACGCCAAACCGAGTTGCGTAGTTTTGATACCATTGAGGCCACTAAAGTGGTGTTGCGTAATACCAAATTATATGTCAACCGAGAGGAAGGTTTCTTAGGAACTGGACTTAAAAAAGACGAATATGTTGCCGATTGTTCGGATATTGATGATGTGATTGTTTTTCTTCGCGATGGAAAAATGATGATCACTAAAGTGGACGAAAAGAAATTCATTGGCAAAGACATTATTCATATTGCGGTCTTTGACAAAAACGACAAACGTACCATTTACAATATGATCTATCGCGATGGTAAGAATGGATCTACCTTTATTAAGCGTTTCAATGTTTCGGGAGTAACTCGTGATAAATTCTATGATTTAACACAAGAAAATGCAGGTTCGATGGTCTTGTATTTTTCAGCCAATCCAAATGGAGAAGCTGAAGTTGTGACTATTTTATTGCGTCAGGTGGGTAGTGTTAAGAAGTTGAAATGGGATGTTGATTTTTCTGACATTGCAATTAAAGGTCGTGCTTCCAGAGGAAATACCGTTTCGAAATACCCAATCAAAAAAATTGAATTAAAGGAGAAAGGAATTTCGACTTTGCGTCCAAGAAAAGTATGGTTTGACGATACGGTACAGCGATTGAATGTAGATGGTCGTGGCGAATTATTAGGGGAATTCAAACCGAACGATCGTTTATTAGTGATCAATCAAACAGGAAAGCTGAAAACGATTATTCCAGAGTTGACCACACATTTTGACGAAGATATGATCGTCTTGGAAAAATGGAATCCAAAGAAACCCATTTCGACGATTTATTATGATGGAGAAAAAGAACGCTATTTTGTTAAACGTTTCTTAGTAGAGAATGAAAATAAAGAAGAACTCTTTATTACGGAACACGAGAAGTCGCAGTTGGAAATTGTTTCGACTGATTGGCGACCGGTAGCCGAAATTGTTTTTACTAAAGTGAAAGGGGTTCAAAAAGAGAATCAAACTATTGATTTGGAACAATTCATTGCTATCAAAGGGATTAAAGCAATTGGAAATCAATTGACAACAGATAAGTTAAAACAAGTCAATTTATTAGAATCGTTACCTTTTGAAGAGCCAGAAGAAGAGGTGGAAGAAGTTATTGCTTCAGATGAAATAGAATTGGAGGAAATTCCTACCGATACTAATGATGATGGTCAAATAACGCTAAGTTTAGAATAA
- a CDS encoding DNA topoisomerase IV subunit B, with product MSEQNQYNEDNIRSLDWKEHIRMRPGMYIGKLGDGSSPDDGIYILLKEVLDNCIDEFVMGAGKTIEVTIKDKMVTVRDYGRGIPLGKVVDVVSKMNTGGKYDSKAFKKSVGLNGVGTKAVNALSNYFRVESVRDNQQKAAEFSAGNLVLEEEVQESTKRKGTKVAFIADEQIFKNYKYRNEYVVKMLKNYCYLNTGLTIYYNGEKYYSDNGLKDLLEETITEEDSVYPIIHLIGEDIEIALTHSKSQYSEEYHSFVNGQNTTQGGTHLNAFREAVVKTIRDYYNKGFEASDIRKSIVSAVSIKVEEPVFESQTKTKLGSTDIGPNGPTVRTFVHDFITTKLDNFLHKNPEVADLLLRKILQAERERKELSGIRKLAKDRAKKSSLHNKKLRDCRVHLPDIKNPRYLESTLFITEGDSASGSITKSRDVNTQAVFSLRGKPLNSYGMTKKIVYENEEFNLLQAALDIEESMEDLRYNNIVIATDADVDGMHIRLLLITFFLQFFPELIKDGHLYILQTPLFRVRNKKETIYCYSDEERVNAIEKLKPKPEITRFKGLGEISPDEFKHFIGADIRLDPVMLDKATSIETLLEFYMGKNTPDRQTFIINNLKVELDVVEK from the coding sequence ATGTCCGAACAAAATCAATACAACGAAGATAATATTCGTTCGCTCGACTGGAAGGAACACATCCGTATGCGTCCCGGAATGTACATTGGAAAACTGGGCGACGGTTCTTCGCCAGACGATGGTATTTACATCTTGCTCAAGGAAGTACTTGACAATTGCATCGATGAGTTTGTCATGGGTGCTGGGAAAACAATAGAGGTTACTATCAAAGACAAAATGGTTACCGTTCGCGATTACGGTCGTGGAATTCCATTGGGTAAAGTAGTTGATGTGGTTTCCAAAATGAATACTGGAGGGAAATACGATTCCAAAGCTTTCAAGAAATCGGTAGGGTTGAATGGGGTAGGTACCAAAGCGGTGAATGCCTTATCCAATTATTTTCGTGTGGAATCTGTTCGTGATAACCAACAAAAGGCAGCAGAGTTCTCGGCAGGAAATTTGGTTTTGGAAGAAGAAGTACAAGAATCCACCAAACGTAAAGGAACGAAAGTAGCTTTTATTGCGGATGAGCAGATTTTTAAAAACTACAAATACCGTAACGAGTATGTGGTAAAAATGTTGAAGAACTATTGTTACCTCAACACAGGTTTAACCATTTACTACAACGGCGAAAAATACTATTCGGATAACGGATTGAAGGATTTGTTAGAAGAAACCATTACCGAAGAAGATTCGGTTTATCCTATCATTCATTTGATTGGAGAGGATATTGAAATTGCCTTAACGCACAGTAAATCACAATATTCGGAAGAATACCACTCGTTTGTTAACGGACAAAATACCACTCAAGGAGGAACGCATTTGAATGCCTTTAGAGAAGCAGTGGTAAAAACCATAAGAGATTATTATAACAAAGGTTTTGAGGCTTCTGATATCCGAAAATCAATTGTTTCGGCAGTATCGATCAAAGTTGAAGAGCCTGTTTTTGAAAGTCAGACTAAAACTAAATTAGGTTCGACTGATATTGGTCCAAATGGGCCAACCGTGAGAACTTTCGTTCACGATTTTATTACGACCAAACTAGACAACTTCTTGCATAAAAATCCGGAAGTTGCCGATTTGTTATTGCGTAAGATATTGCAAGCTGAAAGAGAGCGTAAAGAATTATCAGGCATTCGAAAATTAGCCAAAGACCGTGCTAAAAAATCGAGTTTACACAATAAGAAATTGCGTGACTGTCGTGTGCATTTGCCCGATATTAAAAACCCACGTTATTTAGAAAGCACCTTGTTTATTACTGAGGGAGACTCGGCTTCAGGTTCGATAACGAAATCACGTGATGTGAATACACAAGCGGTTTTTAGTTTGCGTGGTAAGCCTTTGAATTCGTATGGAATGACCAAGAAAATTGTGTACGAAAACGAAGAATTTAATTTATTGCAAGCCGCTTTGGATATCGAAGAATCCATGGAAGATTTGCGTTACAACAATATTGTCATCGCTACCGATGCTGATGTCGATGGAATGCACATTCGTTTGTTGTTGATTACGTTTTTCTTGCAATTTTTCCCAGAATTAATCAAAGACGGCCATTTGTATATTTTGCAAACGCCTCTGTTCCGTGTGCGTAACAAGAAAGAAACCATTTATTGTTATAGCGACGAAGAGCGTGTGAACGCCATTGAAAAATTAAAACCAAAACCAGAAATTACCCGATTCAAAGGATTGGGAGAAATTTCGCCAGACGAGTTCAAGCACTTTATTGGTGCCGATATTCGCTTGGATCCTGTTATGCTTGATAAAGCGACTTCAATTGAAACTCTATTGGAGTTTTATATGGGTAAAAATACACCGGATCGTCAAACGTTCATCATCAATAATTTGAAGGTGGAATTGGACGTAGTAGAAAAATAA
- the ychF gene encoding redox-regulated ATPase YchF, whose translation MKAGIVGLPNVGKSTLFNCLSNAKAQSANFPFCTIEPNIGVVNVPDSRMAKLEELVKPERVQMATVDIVDIAGLVKGASKGEGLGNQFLGNIRECNAIIHVLRCFDNDNIVHVDGNVNPIRDKETIDIELQLKDLETVEKRLEKVNRAAKTGNKEAQAEQSLLNRIREALLQAKSARTVVPASQDEEVLMESFQLITNKPVLYVCNVDENSAVNGNKYVDQVRELVKDEDAEVIILSVGAEADINELESYEERQVFLEDMGLTEPGASVLIRAAYKLLKQQTYFTAGVKEVRAWTINIGATAPQAAGVIHTDFEKGFIRAEVISYEDFIHYGSEAKCKEAGKFKVEGKEYVVKDGDVMHFRFNV comes from the coding sequence ATGAAAGCAGGAATTGTAGGATTACCAAATGTAGGGAAATCAACGTTGTTTAATTGTTTGTCTAACGCCAAAGCGCAAAGTGCGAATTTTCCATTTTGTACTATTGAACCCAATATTGGTGTGGTCAATGTACCCGATTCAAGAATGGCAAAGCTAGAAGAACTAGTTAAACCAGAACGTGTGCAAATGGCAACGGTAGATATTGTTGATATTGCCGGATTGGTAAAAGGAGCCAGCAAAGGTGAAGGTTTAGGAAATCAATTCTTAGGAAATATTAGAGAATGTAACGCGATCATTCATGTATTGCGTTGTTTTGACAATGATAATATTGTACACGTTGATGGGAATGTAAACCCAATTCGTGACAAAGAAACGATCGATATCGAATTGCAGTTGAAAGATTTAGAAACCGTTGAAAAACGTTTGGAAAAAGTAAATCGTGCGGCTAAAACAGGAAATAAAGAAGCGCAAGCTGAGCAATCGTTGTTAAATAGAATTCGCGAAGCCTTATTACAAGCAAAATCGGCAAGAACCGTTGTTCCTGCTAGTCAAGATGAGGAAGTATTGATGGAAAGTTTCCAATTGATTACCAACAAACCGGTTTTGTATGTATGTAATGTAGATGAAAATTCAGCGGTAAACGGAAATAAATACGTGGATCAAGTTCGTGAATTAGTAAAAGACGAGGATGCGGAAGTAATTATCCTTTCTGTAGGAGCTGAAGCTGATATTAACGAATTAGAAAGCTACGAAGAGCGTCAAGTTTTCTTAGAAGATATGGGATTGACAGAGCCAGGAGCTTCGGTTTTAATTCGCGCAGCCTACAAATTATTGAAACAACAAACCTATTTTACGGCAGGTGTGAAAGAAGTACGTGCTTGGACCATTAACATTGGAGCTACGGCGCCACAAGCTGCCGGAGTGATTCATACCGATTTTGAAAAAGGATTTATTCGTGCTGAGGTTATTTCATACGAAGATTTCATTCACTATGGTTCGGAAGCAAAATGTAAAGAAGCAGGTAAATTCAAAGTAGAAGGAAAAGAATACGTTGTAAAAGACGGCGATGTAATGCACTTTAGATTTAATGTGTAA